The sequence ACCAAGGCTTTCAATTGGAGATGTAAATATGACATCAAGGATGTTGTGCCCTTCTTTAGTGACTAAAGGGAAATCACCTCCCAGAGGACCTGCATACCCTATAGCTGGTCTCCTCCAAACCTGCATACAGAAACAAAAAGTACTAATAAGTATGACGTTGTAATGGCCTCATGTCCCGACAAATTTCTAATGGACCTTCAAATATTACTACAAAGAAGGTTCATATAGTGTCACAAACTTTCCAATAGCGATTGAAACAGAAGTCAGTATCTAACGCCCAAATCTATATGCAAAACTCTTATATCCAAAAAGGTCCATCGgacactatcaaaataatgacCTTACAAAAACAACAGCGAGATTTGGGgaggtaaagtgtacgcagtccataccagtACCTGACAGAGTGGGTATTTTTGTTATGGCGCTCAAGTGGTTTGCAATAGGCTTGGTGTTTTTAGCTAAGAGCAAAGAAGATACTTGTCAACTTACAGTATGTAACAGATAATTTGGTTGACAAAGTGCAACTTTGGTGCTCCTTCACAATCCAAAATTAGCAGCACATTTAGGAAAGTGATGTGATTAAAACTGTCTCTTTTGTTGGTTCACTATTGTCCCATGGTTTCTGTGTCTTAATTCTTATTCTCATACTATCCCACTATCTAAATCAATAATACTACTCTTGCTACCATAAAGATGATTTCAACAAACAGTTGTCTGTTATCAAATTCCTGATTATCATGGCACATACACCAAAACCAAAGCTAAACATGCATTCTGCTTAATATAAAGTGCAATTTTCAACAATAAGAGAAGATTAATCtataatgtgaagtttgatagtGGGACTTTGGCATTAAAGCCAATAACTTCCTTTTACTAGAAAGAGAGGTTTAATAGTGAGGTTTTTACATCAAAAGTTAAGAACTTTCCTTTCCAAGAAACATACATTACTTTGCATCAAACTGAAAATCAACATTTAACTTTATACTGAGTAAACCAGAAACAGGATATAATAAGAGTGGCACATAATTGGTAATGGCATAGTCGTGGCTAATGGATATGTAAACTGTATAGAAGGTTACCCAAGGAGATGCAAAACATCACTAACATTTCAGTAATAAATTAAGCCTAATTAAGCCTAAAAAGACAAGTCTCTAAAATATAGGCTTTCAGATCTCATGTCTTATAACATTTAACAATTCCTAGAGGAAGCAACCAGTTGGTGCATGAAAAGCAGGGTGATCGTGACCTAACTGTGCTTAtcgggttttcataaataactgTGAGCAATTTTATGCCTTAAAAGAGCAATACATGATTAGTCTTTACCTCTGCATCTCCTAGGAAGAGATCGTCTATTTCTTCGGCTGTTTCAAGCCAATTAACCTGAGAAGTAAATAAGCTAGATGATGATAGTTTTCGCCTTTTAAGCTATACCTGTTCATCAGCATTCAGTAGAATATTTGGTACAGAGCTTACAGATTTGATTAGTactggaattgaaccttctacaCTGCCCTTGAATTGTTTTTCCTTTATAATAAATATTAGTTGATCAGCTGCATCCAAAATAGTCTGCACAGCCTCATAAGAAGTCAGTGGATAATGAAGATAACAAAAGATAAGGAGCTGAAAAAACTAAAAGAAGCAACAATATGTTACAGATAGATATAGAAAATGCAAAAGAGAGACAAATAGCATTAAATACATAACAACTACATGAAATATGACAGACCTTTTCTTTAATTATAGAATCATCACCCTGCAGTTTTCGACGACCAATGATTGCAGCAAGTGTTTCTTCTTCCATAATGTCAGCTTCATCAAATGCTAGATCAATCTATATAAGAAACATAGACAGGTTTACACAACATTTCAGCTTCAATGAAATAATTCAATAAAAAGCACAGAATCCCAGGTTACTAGGCTTTGAAGATTCACCACTTAAATCGGAGTATCGGTGAAAGTTCATTTTACCATGACTTTACTTCAATaggtctctctctctctcacactcactcactctttctgtctctctctctctcgtgTGAAGGTAATAATTCAATTTATACCCTCCTGACTGAAGATCATCTATCTGCTAACTTCATTAATAATTGCATTTTGGAAATGAGACTAGATCAAATAGCTACATTTGGCTTTGCAATCTGAATGCATATGCAGGTCCAATATGTGACTAGATgctcaaatttttaaataagtacTAATGCAATTTTCTAAGGAAGAGTCTTAGTAGTAATGTGCACCTTATAACTATCATCATACTGTTCCAAGGGGATTCCTGCCTTTGCTGCTTCACTTGCACTGCCAACACATCTGCATCAGAGTGTTCCTGATTACTCCTAATGGAAAAACAAACAAACTCAATAACAATGCTTCTCATCAGTCATCACACTAAAAGCAGGACTCTCATAGGTAAGCAGTATAAAAATCCACGAAATATGTTTTTTCAGAAAAAGTTCTCCTTGATGaaatcaatttccagtgtttgattctcttaaattgttgaaaatgcTTTTTCTAAAGAAACCATGGTGTTGGACTCAAATAGTGTGGAATATTTACAAAGAATTTATATAGCAAACACTAATTTTTAGAGGGGCAACTAGAAATTATCCAGGAAATGATATTCCTAGATAAAACATTTTTCAGTACACACCTTAAAAGGATGAATAGAACAATATAACATGGATTATACCTGTTCAACACACAAATTATTCTACGTTATGAACTACAAGAAGGAAAACACGAAATCAATaagttattttttacttttctgaACTCAATAAACGATCAATATACAGTTGGAATACGACCAATCGGAGAAAAATAGAATTCTTATGGTAGAGGGATTTTAACTAGGACATTCAGGCAACTGGACAATTCAGCTTACGTGGGAATGCCAGTGACATCTTTTAGAGTACCAGCTCGGAGTTGCTGACCAAGATAGTGTATAGCCAATGCAGAAGCATGACCTGAACCCAGTCCAACTACCATACCACTCTTCACATACGAATCCACCTACATTTCAAGAACTAGTAGTATCAACACGCATGTTATACACAAGTTTCCAGAAGACTTTAACACCCAAACAGAAACCAAAAGCTTCAAAGTTGTGATCTTCTTACTGCATGTTTGGAGGCTAGGAAGAGAGCAGCAGAGGGATCAGAGAGAGTAGAACGAATGACAAAGCGATGGAGGGACTTTCTTGATGAGGTGAAATAAGCTTGTTTTTgagtagtagaagaagaagaggaaagaaATGAGGATGCTGAAGAAGGCAATGCCAAAGCCATAGCCATGTTACTCACTTCTGTATCATGTTAAtcccatcattatcatcatcagcTCCTATTAACAGTTTCCCTTTATCTGTTTTGAAAGAGATAAGAGGCCGCCACTCCCACCCACACaattttcatatctttttcttcttcttactcCCTCCTCCCCTCCACTATGTTCCCTATCAattctttataaatttttaaagtttattCAGATCAAAGTAATATATTTGGAAACAAGTAGTGTACGGCTATTAATGATCGGGGGCGAAGCTAGCAAAAAATGAGGCGTTCATTCGAGTTCATCCGAATCTTCTTTagtaaaaaattatactatttattatttatgtatatataatagatattgaaCCCATTGACTAGTTTGTGTGTGCACTTATCACGCAATTGGAGAATTGAAGTATTTACTTGATTGACTTAAATTTAGATAGGTGCTACCTGAGCATCGCTAATTAATTTgcctaaaaaggaaaaaaaaaaagataaattacacaaatctcaaattaatatacTATATTATCTAATATcccttacttttttaaaaatttaccttAATTTTCAACTTTACTTTTGATACATATCAACAAAACCCACATCCAATTTTTACTCCACAATTAACTCATTCAagctaattttttttcaaaaatttccttccctaaaatattttcctaattatcaataattaaatcattttcttatttag comes from Capsicum annuum cultivar UCD-10X-F1 chromosome 2, UCD10Xv1.1, whole genome shotgun sequence and encodes:
- the LOC107859004 gene encoding probable ribose-5-phosphate isomerase 4, chloroplastic yields the protein MAMALALPSSASSFLSSSSSTTQKQAYFTSSRKSLHRFVIRSTLSDPSAALFLASKHAVDSYVKSGMVVGLGSGHASALAIHYLGQQLRAGTLKDVTGIPTCVGSASEAAKAGIPLEQYDDSYKIDLAFDEADIMEEETLAAIIGRRKLQGDDSIIKEKTILDAADQLIFIIKEKQFKGSVEGSIPVLIKSVNWLETAEEIDDLFLGDAEVWRRPAIGYAGPLGGDFPLVTKEGHNILDVIFTSPIESLAEVAKILDQIDGVVEHGVIFRKQCTAIIASEDGLQIVDNRVQMESSNL